The Lewinellaceae bacterium genome has a segment encoding these proteins:
- a CDS encoding amidohydrolase translates to MIIDVHTHINNYHEDRVISLEDNLNKLTDTMLANKVDYSLVLSSYKVNEHRPSTSKVVEAIKGRENLGVVSGISYLHYNHRDIREIGEYLEHGHIKGLKFYPGYEPFYPNDTRLKVLYEMAVEYDVPVMFHSGDTYAPSGKVKYSHPLHIDDLAVDYPELKIVICHVGNPWIRDCMEVVYKNENVYADISGLVLGDFSEKFERFMKKEIEEMITYAGDPNYLLYGTDWPISNMKSYLKFMDQLDLAEDKKELILWKNAAQLFKIDVEKLG, encoded by the coding sequence ATGATCATAGACGTTCACACGCACATTAACAATTACCACGAAGACAGGGTCATCTCCCTTGAAGATAACCTGAATAAACTTACCGATACAATGTTGGCCAATAAGGTTGATTATTCATTGGTACTATCATCCTATAAAGTCAACGAACACAGACCCAGCACCAGTAAAGTGGTGGAGGCGATTAAAGGGAGGGAAAACCTGGGAGTGGTTTCAGGAATAAGTTACCTGCATTATAACCACAGGGATATAAGGGAAATCGGGGAATACCTGGAGCACGGTCACATAAAAGGCTTGAAATTTTATCCCGGATATGAGCCTTTTTACCCCAACGACACCAGGCTTAAAGTTTTGTATGAAATGGCGGTGGAGTATGATGTGCCTGTAATGTTTCATTCCGGAGACACCTATGCGCCTTCCGGAAAAGTAAAATATTCACATCCACTTCATATCGATGATTTGGCAGTTGATTATCCCGAATTGAAAATAGTGATTTGTCATGTCGGCAATCCCTGGATCAGAGACTGTATGGAAGTGGTGTATAAGAATGAAAACGTGTATGCGGATATTTCAGGCCTGGTGCTTGGTGATTTTTCGGAAAAGTTCGAACGGTTCATGAAAAAGGAAATTGAAGAAATGATCACCTACGCAGGGGACCCCAATTATTTATTGTATGGTACCGATTGGCCCATCTCTAACATGAAATCATATTTAAAGTTTATGGACCAACTGGACCTGGCAGAGGATAAGAAGGAACTCATTCTTTGGAAAAATGCAGCTCAGCTGTTTAAAATTGATGTGGAGAAGCTTGGCTGA